The proteins below are encoded in one region of Ricinus communis isolate WT05 ecotype wild-type chromosome 6, ASM1957865v1, whole genome shotgun sequence:
- the LOC8275341 gene encoding abscisic acid 8'-hydroxylase CYP707A2 — translation MDFFAFFFLLFLSISFVFLLISLLNFFFPSNSSAKLPLPPGSLGWPYIGETFQLYSQNPNVFFASKQKRYGSVFKTHILGCPCVMISSPEAARFVLVSKAHLFKPTFPASKERMLGKQAIFFHQGDYHNKLRKLVLRAFVPDAIKSIVSDIESIAKESVHSWEGRDINTFQEMKTYAFNVALLSIFGKDEFQYREELKRCYYILEKGYNSMPINLPGTLFHKAMKARKELAQILAKTLSSRRQMKLDRNDLLGSFMEDKEGLSDEQIADNIIGVIFAARDTTASVLTWILKYLGENPSVLQAVTEEQEEIVRSKEKSGEQKVLNWADTKKMPVTSRVIQETLRVASILSFTFREAVEDVEYEGYLIPKGWKVLPLFRNIHHSPEIFPDPEKFDPSRFEVAPKPNTFMPFGNGTHSCPGNELAKLEILVLLHHLTTKYRWTMVSTDNGIQYGPFALPQNGLPIKLSQKS, via the exons ATGGATTTCTTCGCCTTCTTCTTTCTATTGTTTCTTTCCATTTCCTTCGTCTTCCTTCTCATTTCTCtccttaatttcttctttccttccaATTCATCCGCCAAATTGCCTCTCCCTCCCGGCTCATTGGGTTGGCCTTACATTGGAGAGACCTTCCAGCTCTACTCCCAAAACCCGAATGTCTTCTTTGCCTCCAAACAGAAAAG GTATGGCTCCGTCTTCAAGACCCACATCTTGGGTTGCCCTTGTGTCATGATTTCTAGTCCCGAAGCTGCTAGATTCGTACTTGTGAGCAAAGCTCATCTCTTCAAGCCAACATTCCCGGCGAGCAAAGAAAGGATGTTAGGCAAACAAGCCATCTTTTTTCACCAAGGAGACTACCACAACAAATTGAGAAAACTCGTTCTTCGCGCTTTTGTACCTGATGCAATCAAAAGTATCGTCTCTGATATCGAGTCCATTGCTAAAGAATCTGTACACTCTTGGGAAGGAAGGGACATTAATACTTTCCAAGAAATGAAAACA TATGCATTCAATGTTGCACTGCTCTCAATATTTGGAAAGGACGAATTTCAATATAGAGAAGAACTAAAAAGATGTTACTACATTCTTGAAAAGGGATACAATTCAATGCCCATTAATCTACCAGGGACACTCTTTCACAAAGcaatgaaagcaagaaaagaGCTAGCTCAGATCCTAGCCAAAACTCTGTCGAGCAGGAGACAAATGAAGCTCGACCGAAATGACTTGCTTGGATCTTTCATGGAAGACAAGGAAGGATTGAGTGATGAACAAATTGCAGATAACATTATTGGAGTGATATTTGCAGCTCGTGATACTACAGCTAGTGTTCTCACATGGATTCTAAAGTATCTTGGAGAAAACCCAAGTGTTCTTCAAGCTGTAACC GAAGAGCAAGAGGAAATAGTAAGAAGTAAAGAGAAGAGTGGTGAGCAGAAAGTTCTGAATTGGGCAGATACAAAGAAGATGCCAGTAACATCAAGGGTTATTCAAGAAACATTAAGGGTTGCTTCAATTTTGTCTTTTACTTTCAGAGAAGCTGTTGAGGATGTTGAGTATGAAG GATATCTGATCCCAAAAGGATGGAAAGTCTTGCCACTTTTCAGAAACATTCACCATAGCCCAGAAATCTTTCCAGATCCTGAAAAGTTTGATCCTTCAAGATTTGAG GTTGCACCAAAACCCAATACATTCATGCCATTTGGCAATGGGACCCATTCATGTCCAGGGAATGAATTAGCTAAGCTGGAAATTCTTGTCCTTCTCCATCACCTGACCACCAAGTACAG ATGGACAATGGTGAGTACAGATAATGGGATTCAGTATGGCCCTTTTGCCCTTCCCCAGAATGGTTTGCCCATCAAGTTGTCCCAGAAATCGTAG
- the LOC8275342 gene encoding uncharacterized protein LOC8275342: MENKSGSSRHSDFTKSFKLAIRSLLTSCSKQDFIKAFSDCNTKEQESLHRLFIQVITSLHQMTEDEFESLGLETQVGTTLDTVDQLLEEQHMDPLFSKETNVMDVVHSLSIAKENEIQCLMSMLERAEEQRHLIRARTEQLKKRRQDVSSPTDVKKLRSRVLSYWTSSDEL, from the exons atGGAGAACAAGAGCGGATCCTCGAGACATTCGGATTTCACAAAGTCGTTTAAGCTTGCTATTCGCTCCCTTCTCACTTCCTGCTCTAAACag GACTTTATCAAAGCATTCTCTGACTGTAACACCAAAGAGCAAGAAAGTCTTCACCGTCTTTTTATCCAG GTCATTACTTCTCTGCATCAGATGACAGAG GATGAGTTTGAGTCATTAGGCCTTGAAACACAG GTGGGAACAACTCTTGATACTGTGGACCAACTTTTGGAAGAACAACATATGGACCCTTTGTTTTCAAAAGA GACGAATGTAATGGATGTAGTGCATAGTTTGTCAATTGCAAAGGAAAATGAGATTCAGTGCTTGATGAGCATGCTTGAAAGG GCTGAAGAACAGCGTCACCTCATCCGAGCTCGTACAGAACAACTTAAGAAAAGAAGACAAGATGTCTCTAGCCCGACAGATGTTAAGAAG CTGAGAAGCAGGGTTTTAAGTTACTGGACATCCAGTGATGAACTCTAA